The Gallus gallus isolate bGalGal1 chromosome 23, bGalGal1.mat.broiler.GRCg7b, whole genome shotgun sequence genome includes a region encoding these proteins:
- the LOC121107475 gene encoding uncharacterized protein LOC121107475 isoform X1, with protein MILRFYDVSTGPTQPWCSTSQEQQPAGSRHPESRSREVTMPRPMAVRCCAVSSQGLAATLSCAAGFALCDAHCGCSGGVGSMVRVWGAMAPARFVLFLLLMAMCFRETCAAPWRAPGAGDELGAPFPDDRLDPDFVPVPLGQPRGPAGESAEQNPASEPEGDAGDVTGGGDPGSALSSGTETPADRMGVPPGRALPGHVFPPALEPSWNPSGPEKGKDEPKRGEYSQGSSRLLKELVKEMEKAARGTDQQSEQDALQEGSHPTLPVSGKGTQAAPTTVMPGMNAGTSTKAAVGRSARRRHIAAMVLFSAVLLSALVLACGAVIWMCQKYVVCKREERAAEQAHPDTN; from the exons ATGATTCTGCGTTTCTATGACGTAAGCACGGGCCCCacgcagccctggtgcagcacaTCACAAGAGCAGCAGCCCGCGGGGAGCCGCCACCCGGAATCTCGGAGCCGTGAGGTCACAATGCCCCGTCCAATGGCTGTGCGGTGCTGTGCCGTGAGCTCACAAGGCCTGGCTGCGACGCTGTCCTGTGCCgcaggctttgctctgtgcgacgctcactgtggctgcagcggTGGTGTTGGAAGCATGGTGCGAGTGTGGGGAGCCATGGCCCCTGCCCGctttgtcctcttcctcctactgATGGCCATGTGTTTCCGGGAGACCTGTGCTGCTCCGTGGCGAGCACCGGGAgcag GAGATGAACTTGGTGCTCCCTTTCCGGATGATCGTTTGGATCCGGATTTTGTGCCTGTGCCTCTGGGACAACCCAGAG gccctgctggTGAATCAGCAGAACAGAATCCTGCCTCTGAGCCTGAAGGGGATGCTGGAG ATGTGACTGGAGGAGGTGATCCAGGTTCCGCTCTGAGCTCTGGGACTGAAACTCCGGCAGATCGCATGG GAGTGCCCCCAGGGAGGGCTTTGCCCGGTCATGTGTTTCCTCCTGCGCTGGAGCCCAGCTGGAATCCCAGCG GTccggaaaaaggaaaggatgaacCCAAAAGAGGAGAATACTCCCAGGGCTCATCCCGTCTCCTCAAGGAACTggtgaaggaaatggagaaggcagcGCGTG gaaCTGACCAACAAAGTGAGCAggatgcactgcaggaaggcagccatCCCACACTGCCAGTCTCGGGCAAAGGAACGCAGGCAGCGCCAACAACTGTCATGCCAG GGATGAATGCCGGGACgagcacaaaggctgctgttgGCAGATCTGCGCGAAGGCGCCACATCGCAGCGATGGtactgttctcagctgtgctgctgtctgcgcTGGTGCTGGCCTGTGGTGCTGTGATATGGATGTGCCAAAAATACGT agtgtgcaagagagaagagagagcagcagagcaggctcaTCCTGATACCAACTAG